In Osmia lignaria lignaria isolate PbOS001 chromosome 5, iyOsmLign1, whole genome shotgun sequence, a single genomic region encodes these proteins:
- the LOC143305323 gene encoding uncharacterized protein LOC143305323 has protein sequence MEENWSVRKPGDVANKNIATGEMEINDNTVFRAIRNSVYNAAEKLAGLADEITMDATSKGEQATVVIAVSSQWTVVDFSIAVTFLRGCSSGRKHRVVHGDASMSRQAFG, from the exons ATGGAAGAAAATTGGTCTGTACGCAAACCTGGTGACGTAGCGAACAAAAATATTGCAACGGGAGAAATGGAGATCAACGATAACACCGTATTTCGAGCAATTCGAAATTCAG TATACAATGCTGCCGAGAAGCTGGCGGGGTTGGCGGATGAAATTACTATGGACGCTACTTCGAAAG GTGAACAAGCGACAGTGGTGATTGCCGTGTCGAGCCAGTGGACCGTTGTGGATTTTTCTATCGCAGTGACGTTTCTTCGAGGGTGTTCGAGTGGCAGGAAGCATCGTGTCGTCCACG